Proteins encoded within one genomic window of uncultured Draconibacterium sp.:
- a CDS encoding SusC/RagA family TonB-linked outer membrane protein produces the protein MKKIAIFLSILLFMGNLVVNAQTRTVTGTVTSTEDELPIPGVSVSAKGTTLGTVTNIDGEFELKVPEDVQTLIFSFVGMLTQEVSIEDVSNVAVALDPQSIGVDEVVVTALGISREKKALGYAAQEVDGEQLNKVQQTDAVSALSGRVAGVQVATSTNMGGSSRILIRGANSITQENQPLFIIDGIPMDNSNYNGTGAASGGGGIDYGNMLNDINPDEIQDISVLKGAAAALYGSRAANGVVLITTKSANKGKKGFSVDFSQNVGFESVATIPDMQRKYGGGAIISDEDGGVNGFEQVTVDGTTYLHPQYQVDESWGPRYDPNIMVVHWDGFNEDGSVKETRPWVAPANDVEDFWETGVTSTTSIGINKSGEDYGMRIAYKYTDVNGSMPNSSQSKHDFKISANANLTDKLSIDGSMTYVNTKAMGRPEVGYGDNSVGQKFFQWGQRQLDFERLKNYKTSTGEMITWNRTSFTDGSPKYSDNPYWTAYENYSDDARNRFYGRVSASYEIIENLLLKGSVYGDYYNFTIRERTAVGSQSTSRYYEAVRENSEFNYEGILTYSKKINDFDLSGLVGVNKRQLRYDFLRGESSGGLVVPGVYNLLNSVDPALINDITNEKEVNSVFGQISVGFRNMVFVEATYRTDWSSTLPADNNKYSYPSISGSFVFSELLEGVEWLNMGKVRLGWAEVGNDTDPYKVYATYSYNTDGAFMNTPRVFVPDELLNENLKSETTRSKEIGLDLNLFNNRIDLSATYFDNTTFDQIMPLQVSQATGYASKFINAGEMTNKGIEIALGVTPVRTRDFEWNMMFNYTKVNNTMEKLYGEGENELLSLDIQRAPFGGVFLRASKGDTYGTLWGTDFIYDDAGNKVIGANGYYESTPDLVPIGSVLPDYTLGIRNGFTYKNFDLDFLIDIRKGGIFYSLSHMWGMYSGMYAETAGVNDKGNEIRDDVDDGGGIKLDGVTGDVTWNDDGTYTVTNTAPNEKYVSAAGWAQRHYHGFGYPSAQSIFDADYVKLREVTLGYNIPNSLFKGIVNNARISVYGKNLFTWGLAKDGFDPEMAANGSGNVQGLEGGLQPMFRTYGINLKLNF, from the coding sequence ATGAAAAAAATTGCGATTTTTTTATCGATTCTCCTTTTCATGGGTAATTTGGTAGTTAATGCTCAAACGCGGACAGTAACAGGTACTGTTACTTCCACTGAGGATGAATTGCCAATACCTGGAGTATCGGTTTCTGCAAAAGGTACAACGCTTGGAACTGTCACTAATATTGATGGAGAGTTTGAGCTGAAGGTACCTGAGGATGTTCAAACTTTAATATTCAGTTTTGTGGGAATGTTAACCCAGGAAGTGAGTATCGAAGATGTTTCTAATGTTGCTGTTGCACTTGATCCCCAGTCGATTGGGGTTGATGAGGTTGTTGTTACCGCCTTGGGTATTTCGCGCGAGAAAAAAGCATTAGGTTATGCTGCGCAGGAAGTTGACGGAGAACAACTGAATAAAGTACAACAAACTGATGCTGTTAGTGCGTTATCAGGTCGTGTTGCCGGTGTTCAGGTTGCAACTTCTACCAACATGGGTGGTTCAAGTCGTATCCTTATTCGTGGTGCCAATTCAATTACTCAGGAAAACCAGCCATTATTTATTATTGATGGTATTCCTATGGATAACTCGAACTACAATGGCACAGGTGCTGCTTCAGGTGGTGGTGGTATCGACTATGGTAACATGTTGAATGATATAAATCCTGATGAAATTCAAGATATCTCGGTGCTTAAAGGTGCTGCAGCTGCCTTGTACGGTTCTCGTGCAGCAAATGGTGTGGTTTTAATTACAACAAAAAGTGCCAATAAAGGCAAAAAAGGTTTTTCTGTAGATTTCAGTCAGAACGTTGGTTTCGAAAGTGTAGCTACTATTCCGGACATGCAACGCAAATATGGTGGTGGTGCCATTATTTCAGATGAGGACGGTGGAGTTAACGGTTTCGAGCAAGTAACTGTTGATGGAACTACTTATTTACATCCGCAGTACCAGGTTGATGAATCATGGGGACCACGTTACGATCCAAATATCATGGTTGTACACTGGGATGGATTTAACGAAGATGGTTCGGTTAAAGAAACTCGTCCTTGGGTTGCGCCGGCGAACGATGTGGAAGACTTCTGGGAAACCGGTGTTACTTCTACTACCTCTATTGGTATAAATAAATCAGGCGAAGATTATGGGATGCGTATTGCTTACAAATACACTGATGTAAATGGTTCAATGCCTAACTCAAGTCAAAGCAAGCACGATTTTAAAATTTCTGCGAATGCCAATCTAACTGATAAGTTATCAATTGATGGTAGTATGACTTATGTGAATACTAAAGCAATGGGACGTCCTGAGGTTGGGTATGGCGACAACTCTGTTGGTCAGAAATTCTTCCAGTGGGGACAACGTCAGTTGGATTTCGAAAGACTTAAAAACTACAAAACATCAACAGGTGAAATGATTACCTGGAACAGAACGTCGTTTACTGATGGAAGTCCAAAATATTCAGACAACCCATATTGGACGGCCTACGAAAATTATTCGGATGATGCACGTAACCGTTTTTATGGTAGAGTTTCAGCTTCTTATGAAATTATTGAAAACTTACTTCTGAAAGGTAGCGTATATGGCGACTATTATAACTTTACTATTCGCGAAAGAACTGCAGTGGGAAGTCAATCTACTTCACGTTATTACGAAGCCGTTCGTGAAAACTCAGAGTTTAACTACGAAGGTATTTTAACTTACTCGAAAAAAATTAATGATTTCGATCTGTCGGGATTAGTTGGTGTAAACAAAAGACAATTGCGCTACGATTTCTTACGTGGTGAATCTTCTGGTGGTTTGGTTGTTCCTGGTGTGTACAACCTGTTAAACTCAGTTGATCCTGCTTTGATTAACGACATTACTAACGAAAAAGAGGTAAACTCTGTATTCGGCCAAATTTCTGTTGGATTCCGCAATATGGTATTTGTTGAAGCCACTTATCGTACAGACTGGTCTTCTACACTTCCTGCCGATAATAACAAATACAGCTATCCTTCAATTTCTGGTAGTTTCGTATTCTCCGAATTGTTGGAAGGTGTGGAATGGTTAAACATGGGTAAAGTTCGCTTAGGTTGGGCTGAAGTTGGTAACGATACCGACCCTTACAAAGTTTATGCAACATACAGTTATAATACTGATGGAGCCTTTATGAATACACCACGCGTATTTGTGCCGGATGAATTGTTAAATGAAAATTTAAAATCAGAAACAACACGATCAAAAGAAATAGGTTTGGATTTGAACTTGTTTAATAATCGTATTGATTTGAGTGCTACTTACTTTGATAATACAACTTTTGACCAAATTATGCCTCTGCAAGTATCGCAGGCTACAGGTTATGCTTCCAAATTCATTAATGCAGGTGAGATGACCAACAAGGGTATCGAGATTGCATTGGGAGTTACTCCGGTTCGAACCAGGGATTTTGAGTGGAACATGATGTTCAACTACACAAAAGTGAACAATACGATGGAGAAATTATATGGAGAAGGAGAAAACGAACTTCTATCTCTGGATATTCAGAGAGCTCCATTCGGTGGTGTATTCTTAAGAGCCAGTAAAGGAGATACGTATGGAACTTTATGGGGAACCGATTTTATTTACGACGATGCAGGTAACAAAGTAATCGGTGCGAATGGCTATTATGAATCGACACCTGATCTTGTTCCAATTGGTTCGGTACTTCCTGATTATACATTGGGTATCCGCAACGGCTTTACCTACAAAAATTTCGATTTGGATTTCTTAATCGATATCCGCAAAGGAGGAATCTTCTACTCGCTTTCTCACATGTGGGGTATGTACTCAGGTATGTATGCAGAAACTGCAGGTGTTAACGATAAAGGAAATGAAATTCGCGATGATGTTGACGATGGTGGTGGTATCAAATTAGATGGTGTAACCGGAGACGTTACCTGGAATGATGATGGTACTTACACGGTTACCAACACAGCGCCAAACGAAAAATACGTTTCGGCAGCCGGATGGGCACAAAGACATTACCATGGATTTGGTTATCCCAGTGCACAGTCGATATTCGATGCAGACTATGTTAAATTAAGAGAAGTAACTTTAGGTTATAATATTCCTAATAGTTTGTTTAAAGGAATTGTAAATAACGCAAGAATTTCAGTTTACGGTAAAAATTTATTTACCTGGGGCTTGGCAAAAGACGGTTTCGATCCTGAAATGGCTGCTAACGGTTCCGGAAACGTTCAAGGTTTAGAAGGAGGTTTACAACCAATGTTCCGAACTTATGGTATTAACTTGAAATTGAACTTTTAA
- a CDS encoding SusD/RagB family nutrient-binding outer membrane lipoprotein, producing the protein MRNIKTLIAFCLILFMVACDVDYMDNPNAPSSVPTAALFNNNMKRVVDATQDTWFSGRFTYATMQYWQQSEYGDEDRYVYRESMRQTQNTFYEVAENFREIIRLNEDEATKAAAAASGDNQNQIATCRIMLAWLFNLMVDTWGDIPYYSYGSDDPDFQALRVAGYGDDETVLSPVYATQAKINEDILKELDEAADQLDASKSGMAGDNVFNGDVAKWKKFAQSLRLRIANKVSGVNPSLASTHISNAISSGVFTSNDENAMFEYESSDKNASPMYRAWNVDNRSDFAVGHSFITLLKGENLVDHSHTDVTTGANPNPFLGIMDPRIHKYAQKNKNGDYVGMFISESSADAATFSIESLPGTAIIETPNFAETLMEYAEVCFIQSEINGWDQTWYEKGIRASMEKWGVDAADIDAYIAAVPAASMETVLTQNFIALYMQGHTAWMNYRRTGYPKTLIQPYSEYSVYDPTAETWLDKVFTPLVEEVDDLPYRMRYPAQEQTLNGANRKVAADALSNGDVIYSKLWWDVN; encoded by the coding sequence ATGAGAAATATAAAAACACTAATAGCATTTTGCCTGATACTATTCATGGTGGCGTGTGATGTGGATTACATGGATAATCCAAATGCACCGAGTAGTGTGCCTACAGCTGCGCTGTTTAATAACAATATGAAGAGAGTTGTGGATGCTACCCAGGATACCTGGTTTTCCGGACGATTTACTTATGCTACCATGCAGTACTGGCAACAATCGGAATATGGTGATGAAGATCGCTATGTTTACAGAGAGTCGATGCGTCAAACGCAAAATACTTTTTACGAAGTTGCAGAGAACTTCAGAGAAATTATTCGTTTAAATGAAGACGAAGCTACCAAAGCTGCTGCTGCTGCATCGGGTGATAACCAAAACCAGATTGCAACCTGCCGTATTATGTTAGCGTGGTTGTTTAACCTTATGGTGGATACCTGGGGAGATATTCCTTATTATTCCTATGGTTCTGATGATCCTGATTTCCAGGCTTTACGTGTGGCTGGTTATGGTGATGACGAAACCGTTTTAAGCCCGGTATATGCAACACAGGCAAAAATCAATGAGGATATTCTTAAAGAGTTGGACGAAGCCGCCGACCAATTGGATGCAAGCAAATCAGGTATGGCCGGAGACAATGTGTTCAATGGAGATGTTGCCAAGTGGAAAAAATTCGCCCAATCGTTACGTTTAAGAATTGCGAATAAGGTTAGTGGAGTTAATCCATCGTTGGCATCAACTCACATCAGCAATGCAATTTCTTCAGGTGTATTTACTTCAAACGATGAGAACGCCATGTTCGAATACGAGTCGAGCGACAAAAATGCTTCTCCTATGTACAGAGCATGGAATGTTGATAACCGTAGCGACTTTGCAGTAGGACACAGTTTCATTACACTGTTAAAAGGTGAGAACTTGGTTGATCATTCGCACACTGATGTAACAACAGGAGCTAATCCTAACCCATTCCTGGGGATTATGGATCCAAGGATTCATAAATACGCTCAGAAAAACAAAAATGGAGATTATGTTGGTATGTTCATCTCTGAAAGTTCGGCTGATGCTGCTACTTTTAGTATTGAGTCCTTACCTGGTACCGCCATTATTGAAACGCCTAATTTTGCTGAAACTTTAATGGAATATGCTGAAGTATGTTTTATTCAGAGCGAAATAAATGGTTGGGATCAGACCTGGTACGAGAAAGGTATACGCGCTTCGATGGAAAAATGGGGTGTTGATGCTGCCGATATTGATGCATATATTGCCGCTGTACCTGCAGCAAGTATGGAAACTGTACTTACGCAAAACTTTATCGCGTTGTATATGCAAGGTCATACTGCCTGGATGAATTATCGTCGTACAGGATATCCTAAAACCTTAATCCAGCCTTATTCGGAATACAGTGTTTACGATCCAACTGCTGAAACCTGGTTAGATAAAGTATTTACTCCACTTGTTGAGGAAGTAGATGATCTGCCTTACCGAATGAGATACCCCGCTCAGGAACAAACTCTGAACGGTGCAAACAGAAAAGTAGCTGCTGATGCATTAAGCAACGGTGATGTTATTTATTCGAAATTATGGTGGGATGTTAATTAA
- a CDS encoding carboxypeptidase-like regulatory domain-containing protein, whose translation MKYLLFHIFLLFSVISIAQNSKNNLVSGTFSQMSFTEFVQQIEETTPYRFFFKEEWVKSIKVNSTFRQSSITAVLDEVLLPANLKYVLTSNYSIIVLPDKEFIPVLPDYSLSPPEQTDNEQQDVSSQNERFLKRRDPEYIKTIIVGAPEKSKPRKLCEIKAFISDEESGEPLVGATVFIPSLNKGAASNDEGECVFYLRPGIYSVMFKCMGKKEAKCNLKVISDGSFNFKMEEDLISIKEVLVQADEITERGARAGLEMVNISSIKELPTLMGEKNVLQIAQMLPGIVSVGEGSGGINVRGGNADQNLFYVNNVPIYNSTHLFGFFSSVNSDIVDNFTIYKGHVPANYGGRLSSVFNIETRQGNNDQFFMQGGVSPVSAQASIETPIIKQKVSLMLSARSSYSDWILKQLDEPELNNSAASFYDFAGSLNFNLSQNNQLSVFGYNSHDDFTLNEITEFSYSNSGGAVNYTNRFNNKLKADVIALGSWYRFATIDKTLPANSYSHKYELGHYELKTIFDWIPNENHHLKFGGEAKMYDLNRGKIMPYGDASVKQELDLDTEKGLESAMFVDDNLQISSRLALYMGFRYSFFRELGPKTVLNYTPGSPMEPIYVSDSLVYGKNERISSYSGPELRFSVDYQLRSYNSIKFSFTQMRQYLFLLSNTVSIAPYDQWKLVDSHITPPNSLQLSTGYFHEFGLSGISFSSEIYYKKANNIVEYKDGADFLSTPYVETHVLQGKQRAYGAEFMIEKVRGRLNGWLSYTYSRSLITVDDENAFEDINFGEEYPSNYDKPHVLNAILNYKFNKRFSVSSNWAYSTGRPITLPEGIYYIGSQPFVDYSKRNSYRIPDYFRMDLSLKIEGNLKRQKRFHSYWVVSVYNLTGRKNANTVFFKSENGVINGYKYSVIGVPVFTLSWNWKLGNYANN comes from the coding sequence ATGAAATACCTTCTATTCCACATATTCTTGCTGTTCTCAGTAATCAGTATCGCTCAAAACTCAAAAAACAATCTGGTTTCAGGCACATTTTCACAAATGTCTTTTACTGAATTTGTTCAGCAAATAGAAGAAACAACGCCTTACCGGTTCTTTTTTAAAGAAGAATGGGTAAAGTCTATTAAGGTGAATAGCACATTCAGGCAATCGTCAATCACAGCTGTTTTAGATGAGGTTTTATTGCCAGCCAATTTAAAATATGTGCTTACTTCAAATTATTCAATAATAGTTTTACCTGATAAGGAATTTATACCTGTATTGCCAGATTATTCACTTTCTCCACCAGAACAAACAGATAACGAGCAACAAGATGTTTCGTCACAAAACGAACGATTCTTAAAACGCAGGGATCCTGAGTATATTAAAACTATTATTGTAGGTGCTCCCGAAAAAAGCAAACCGCGAAAGCTGTGTGAAATAAAAGCGTTTATATCCGATGAAGAATCGGGAGAACCTTTGGTTGGGGCAACTGTCTTTATTCCTTCTTTAAATAAAGGTGCAGCGAGCAACGATGAAGGTGAATGTGTCTTTTACCTCAGACCGGGTATATATTCGGTTATGTTTAAGTGTATGGGGAAAAAGGAGGCCAAATGTAATTTAAAGGTCATTTCTGATGGCAGTTTTAACTTTAAAATGGAGGAAGATCTGATCTCAATAAAGGAGGTGTTGGTTCAGGCCGATGAAATTACAGAACGGGGGGCAAGAGCAGGTCTTGAAATGGTGAATATTAGCAGTATTAAAGAGCTACCTACCCTGATGGGCGAAAAAAATGTATTGCAAATTGCCCAAATGCTTCCTGGAATTGTAAGTGTGGGAGAAGGATCGGGAGGCATAAACGTGCGAGGCGGAAATGCCGATCAAAACCTGTTTTATGTAAATAATGTTCCGATCTACAATAGCACGCACCTGTTTGGTTTTTTCTCTTCTGTAAATTCCGATATTGTCGATAATTTTACCATATATAAAGGTCATGTGCCGGCAAATTATGGTGGCAGACTTTCGTCGGTTTTTAACATTGAAACCAGACAGGGAAATAACGACCAGTTTTTTATGCAGGGTGGCGTGAGTCCGGTTTCGGCACAGGCTTCGATTGAAACACCAATTATAAAGCAGAAAGTTTCTCTTATGCTGAGTGCACGCTCTTCCTACTCCGATTGGATTCTGAAACAACTGGATGAGCCGGAACTTAATAACAGTGCTGCATCGTTTTATGACTTTGCTGGATCTTTGAATTTTAATTTGTCTCAAAATAATCAGTTATCGGTGTTTGGTTACAACAGCCACGACGATTTTACCCTGAACGAAATTACCGAATTCAGCTATAGCAACAGTGGAGGAGCTGTTAATTATACAAATCGTTTTAACAACAAATTAAAGGCTGATGTTATTGCCTTGGGTAGCTGGTACCGGTTTGCAACCATTGATAAAACTTTACCGGCAAATTCGTACAGCCATAAATACGAATTGGGGCATTACGAACTGAAAACAATTTTTGATTGGATACCAAATGAAAATCATCATTTAAAATTTGGAGGAGAAGCGAAAATGTACGATTTAAACCGGGGAAAGATTATGCCTTACGGCGATGCCTCGGTAAAGCAGGAGCTGGACCTAGATACGGAAAAAGGATTGGAGTCGGCAATGTTTGTTGATGATAATCTGCAAATTAGCAGTCGTTTGGCATTGTATATGGGATTTCGTTACAGCTTCTTTCGGGAGTTGGGCCCCAAAACTGTTTTAAATTATACGCCAGGTTCACCTATGGAGCCCATATACGTTAGTGATTCACTTGTTTACGGAAAGAATGAACGAATTAGTAGTTATTCCGGGCCGGAATTGAGGTTCTCTGTTGATTATCAGTTAAGAAGCTATAATTCCATAAAGTTCTCTTTTACACAAATGAGGCAGTACCTCTTTTTGTTAAGCAATACGGTTTCCATTGCACCTTACGATCAGTGGAAACTGGTAGATTCGCATATTACGCCTCCGAATTCTTTACAATTATCAACTGGTTATTTTCATGAATTTGGTTTGTCTGGCATTTCTTTTTCCAGTGAAATATACTACAAAAAGGCAAACAATATTGTAGAGTATAAGGATGGTGCTGATTTTTTATCGACGCCCTATGTTGAAACTCATGTTCTGCAAGGGAAACAGCGCGCATATGGTGCCGAGTTTATGATCGAAAAAGTGCGTGGACGTTTAAATGGATGGTTGAGTTATACCTATTCGCGGTCGCTTATAACCGTTGATGATGAAAATGCTTTCGAAGATATTAATTTTGGAGAGGAATACCCTTCGAATTACGATAAACCGCATGTGTTAAATGCTATTCTTAATTATAAGTTCAATAAACGATTTTCAGTATCGTCGAATTGGGCGTATAGCACAGGACGCCCAATTACGCTCCCCGAGGGGATATACTACATTGGTAGCCAGCCATTTGTTGATTATTCAAAACGCAACAGTTATCGTATTCCCGATTATTTTAGGATGGATTTGTCACTGAAAATTGAAGGCAATCTTAAGCGCCAAAAAAGATTTCATTCCTATTGGGTGGTAAGCGTTTATAATTTAACGGGTAGAAAAAATGCAAATACAGTATTTTTTAAATCCGAAAACGGAGTGATTAACGGGTATAAATATTCCGTAATTGGGGTTCCTGTTTTTACACTCTCGTGGAATTGGAAACTTGGAAACTATGCAAACAATTAA
- a CDS encoding DUF4249 domain-containing protein, whose product MQTIKKIPGILFMILMLNSCIERYYYDAHDNFEPKMVIEGMISDGREVQEVIVSSSVSPDSGVFLPMSGCIVEVSDEHGNIYSFSESEDRKGVYLGVIDEEDLTPGSRFKLNVTSWKGKQYESSFEEMPLAPPIDSISYRYEVYETAEDIVPVEGLQFYIDLNTGPEYGSFYRWRLVETFEYHSSYPIQLYLDEQGNMQEVPVDYSVFTCYATKTINDINILSTQGVVGNSFTDFPLCFVSDRTQRLKYNYSLLVEQYEISQDEYRFWERLKKNNKEDSDMFSKQPAAVQGNLKCITDPEETVLGYFSVAGVREKRIVLRDVDELSFSLLKDCSPIKIQMGFPQEPRPLYLLRYTDDDGAALGWLLSECVDCRLKGGVTTKPIFFE is encoded by the coding sequence ATGCAAACAATTAAAAAAATACCAGGTATACTGTTCATGATTTTGATGCTTAACTCCTGCATCGAAAGGTATTATTATGATGCTCATGACAATTTTGAGCCGAAGATGGTAATTGAAGGAATGATAAGCGATGGGCGAGAGGTACAGGAAGTTATTGTATCGTCATCGGTATCTCCCGATTCCGGTGTCTTTTTACCCATGTCGGGGTGTATTGTGGAGGTGAGTGACGAACACGGAAATATTTATAGCTTCTCTGAATCGGAAGATCGCAAAGGCGTTTACTTAGGAGTAATTGACGAAGAAGACTTAACACCGGGAAGCCGGTTTAAGCTAAATGTTACAAGTTGGAAGGGCAAACAATACGAGAGTAGCTTTGAAGAAATGCCATTAGCGCCACCTATCGATTCTATTTCGTATCGCTACGAGGTTTATGAAACGGCTGAGGATATTGTTCCGGTTGAAGGACTTCAGTTTTATATCGACCTTAATACGGGCCCTGAATATGGAAGTTTTTACCGATGGAGACTGGTGGAAACATTTGAATACCACTCTTCTTATCCCATTCAGTTATACCTTGATGAACAGGGCAATATGCAGGAGGTTCCGGTTGATTACTCGGTGTTTACTTGTTATGCAACCAAAACAATTAACGATATAAACATATTATCTACGCAGGGGGTGGTCGGGAATAGCTTCACCGATTTTCCATTGTGTTTTGTAAGCGACCGAACGCAACGTTTAAAATATAATTACAGCCTTTTGGTTGAGCAATATGAAATAAGCCAGGATGAGTATCGGTTTTGGGAAAGACTAAAAAAGAATAATAAGGAAGATTCAGATATGTTTAGCAAGCAGCCTGCCGCTGTTCAGGGAAACCTGAAATGTATCACAGACCCCGAAGAAACAGTGTTAGGGTATTTTAGTGTGGCCGGTGTTCGCGAAAAACGTATTGTTTTGAGAGACGTTGATGAACTGAGTTTTAGCCTGCTAAAAGACTGTTCTCCGATAAAAATACAAATGGGATTTCCGCAAGAACCAAGACCTTTGTATTTATTGCGTTACACCGACGATGACGGCGCTGCTCTGGGTTGGTTGTTGTCTGAATGTGTCGATTGCAGGTTAAAGGGTGGAGTTACAACTAAGCCGATTTTTTTTGAATAG
- the dnaB gene encoding replicative DNA helicase — translation MAQRKKTNQQQNTVEQINAQYGQLPPQAVDVEEAVLGALMLERDAYVTVADTIDSNSFYKEEHRKIFEAIKTLSGKEKPVDLLMVTQELKDRDQLDEIGGPGYITQLTRRVASAAHIEFHARIIAQKFMQRELIRVSSEIQTKAYDDTIDVDDLIDFSESALFQVSEGNIKKETVPIKPILNQAVLQIEAARSKPDGLSGVPSGFTAVDRITSGWERSALVILAARPAMGKTAFVLSMARNMAVDHRQAVAIFSLEMSSIQLVNRLISAESELGGEKIKTGKLEDYEWAQLNQRIKTLDEAPIFIDDTPALSIFEFRAKCRRLKMQHDVDIIIVDYLQLMTAGTDTRGSREQEVSMISRSLKAIAKELDVPIIALSQLSRAVESREGKRPQLSDLRESGAIEQDADIVCFIHRPEYFGITEDESGNSLLGIAELIIAKHRNGATADVPLRFQKEMARFSDLDPQFDSGDFSQEVQTFGSSMNQDEDSLAAGMSTNSGFDSQHSSTSDAPF, via the coding sequence ATGGCACAACGAAAAAAAACCAATCAACAACAAAATACAGTAGAACAGATCAACGCCCAATACGGCCAACTACCGCCTCAGGCAGTTGATGTTGAAGAAGCTGTGCTTGGAGCGCTAATGCTCGAACGTGATGCGTATGTTACGGTTGCTGACACTATTGATTCAAACAGTTTTTACAAAGAGGAACACCGAAAAATATTCGAAGCGATAAAAACCCTTTCGGGAAAGGAAAAACCTGTCGACCTGCTAATGGTAACACAGGAATTAAAAGACCGCGATCAGCTGGACGAGATTGGCGGACCGGGTTATATCACCCAACTTACCCGTCGTGTTGCTTCAGCCGCACACATCGAATTTCATGCGCGTATTATTGCACAGAAATTTATGCAGCGCGAGCTGATTCGTGTTTCCTCTGAAATTCAGACAAAAGCATACGACGATACCATCGATGTTGACGACCTTATCGATTTCTCAGAATCGGCATTGTTCCAGGTATCCGAAGGAAATATTAAAAAAGAGACTGTACCTATTAAACCCATCCTTAATCAGGCAGTGCTTCAAATTGAAGCTGCACGTAGCAAGCCCGACGGATTAAGCGGTGTACCATCAGGATTTACTGCGGTAGACCGGATTACTTCGGGTTGGGAACGTTCGGCACTGGTTATTCTGGCTGCACGTCCTGCAATGGGTAAAACGGCATTTGTATTATCAATGGCCCGAAATATGGCTGTTGACCACCGACAGGCAGTTGCGATTTTTTCGCTCGAGATGTCGTCGATACAGTTGGTTAACCGTTTAATTTCGGCAGAGTCGGAGTTGGGTGGTGAAAAAATTAAAACCGGAAAACTGGAAGATTACGAATGGGCACAGCTAAACCAGCGAATTAAAACGCTTGACGAAGCTCCTATTTTTATCGATGATACACCTGCCCTTTCGATTTTTGAATTCAGGGCAAAATGCCGACGTTTGAAAATGCAGCACGATGTTGACATTATAATTGTCGATTACCTGCAGCTGATGACAGCCGGAACTGACACACGCGGAAGTCGTGAACAGGAAGTAAGTATGATCTCGCGATCGTTAAAGGCTATTGCCAAGGAGCTTGACGTACCTATTATTGCACTTTCGCAGTTAAGCCGTGCCGTTGAGTCGCGCGAAGGCAAACGCCCGCAGCTGTCCGACCTTCGTGAATCGGGAGCGATTGAGCAGGATGCCGATATTGTATGTTTTATACACCGTCCGGAGTATTTTGGGATTACTGAAGATGAATCGGGGAATTCGCTGCTGGGAATTGCTGAGTTGATCATTGCAAAACACCGTAACGGTGCCACTGCCGATGTTCCACTACGCTTCCAGAAAGAAATGGCGCGCTTCTCCGATCTCGATCCACAATTCGATTCGGGAGATTTCTCGCAGGAGGTTCAAACCTTTGGCTCATCAATGAACCAGGACGAAGACAGCCTCGCGGCAGGAATGTCGACAAATAGTGGATTTGACAGCCAGCACTCATCAACCAGCGATGCACCGTTTTAG